TGTCTCATCTTCGGTTATGCTCGCCCTTCGTCGTCAAACAACGGAGCCCCCATGACCGCTGCCCGCCTGCTTCTCCCCCTGAGCCTTGCCCTGCTGGCCGCGTGCGCCAGTGCACCGAAGCAAAACATCACCGTGGAAAACCAGAGCGCCTGCCCGCTTCAGCTTAAAGCCGGGCAAAACCTGATCCTCAGCCTGCCGAGCAACCCCACCACCGGTTACCGCTGGGCCATCCAGGATTCAGCCGGCGGCGTGCTGCGCGCCCTGAGTCCCGAGGTCTACAGCAGTTCCGAATCGGGTGTGATCGGTGGTGGTGGCCAATCCACCTGGCGCTTCCAGGCGTTCGCGGCGGGCCAGGGCCGTTTGCGCCTGACCTCCCAGCAACCCTGGGAGCCGGAAGCCGAACCCGCCGAAACCTTCGACTGCGCCATCACGGTGAACTGATATGCCATGGCTGATTCTTGCGTTGATGGGCGCCGGCACTTTTATCTACGGCCTGACCACCCATGCCAGCTTGCTGTGCCTGTTGGTCAAGCCGCTGCCGGTGCTGGCGCTGCTGGGCTGGCTGCATGATGCGCCGCCCACCGAATATCGACGCTGGATCAGCCTGGGGCTGATTTTCTCCCTGGTCGGTGATGTATTGCTCGCCTGGCCGGGCGACCTGTTTATCTTTGGCCTCGGCGCTTTCCTGTTTGCGCACCTGGCGTATTTGAAAGCCTATTTCAGCGACTGCCGACGCCGGGCGTTGCTGCCACTGGTACTGGCGCTGGGGGTGGGCGCGGTGCTGCTGAGCATCCTGATTGCCCACGGCCTGGGCGACCTGCTGATTCCGGTGGTGGTTTACGCGCTGGTGATCAGCGCGATGCTTTGGCGGGCGCTGGCGCGGCTGGGCACTGATGTACCCCGGCAGTCGGCGCTGCTGGCGGCGGCGGGGGCGGTGTCGTTTGTGTTTTCCGACACGCTGATCGGGATCAATCGGTTTGTGCTGGCGTTCGAAGCGGCGCCGTATTTGTTGATCACCATGTACTGGCTCGGCCAGTGGGGCATCACGGCCTCGGCTTTCCATCAGACAACCCGCGCACACGAGGGCCAACTTGGCTAAAATGCCGGCCTTTCCCCCATCGTCGCCGGAACAGCCGTGAGCAAAGAACCCGATCGCCTATTCGCCCAGCCCTTGCCCCAGGTGCCGGACTTCGCCTTTAACGAGGACGTGGTGCGGGTGTTCCCGGACATGATCAAGCGCTCGGTACCGGGTTACCCGACCATCGTTGAGAACCTCGGCGTGCTCGCGGCGCAGTTTGCCCAACCCAACAGTGTGCTCTACGACCTGGGCTCGTCCCTCGGGGCGGTCACTCAAGCCTTGCGCCGCCATGTGCGCACTGACGGCTGCCGGGTGATCGCGGTGGATAACTCGGCAGCCATGGTCGAGCGCTGCCGTGAATACCTCAATGGCCAGGACTCGATGTTCCAGGAGCTGCTGCCGGTTGAGGTGATCGAGGGCGATATCCTCGCGCTGCAATTTGCACCGGCCTCGGTGGTGGCGCTGAACTTCACCCTGCAATTTATCGCCCCCGATGAGCGCCTGGCGTTGCTCGGGCGCATCCGCCAGGCCCTGCTGCCGGGCGGTGCATTGATCCTCTCGGAAAAGCTGCGCTTCAATGACCTTGAAGAACACGCACTGCTGACCGACCTGCATATCGCGTTCAAACGCGCCAACGGCTACAGCGAACTGGAAATCGCCCAGAAGCGCAGCGCCATCGAAAACGTCATGAAGCCCGACAGCCTCCAAGAACACCGCGAACGCCTGCTGGCGGCCGGGTTCTCGAAAGTCGTGCCGTGGTTCCAGTGTCTTAACTTTGCCTCGTTGATTGCCTTGCCATGATTGATTTGTCCCCCCTCGCCCGCCACTTGGTCGGCACCCCCTGGCCGTGTGGGCCCAGGGCCTGCAAGCGCAACTCGACAGCAAGATGGAAAAGGGCCATGGCGACCTGGAGCGTTGGCAGAGCGCGCTGGATGCGCTGCCGAAGATTCAGCCCAGCGAAGTCGACTTGCTCAACGGCTTGACCCTCGATACCGATTGCGACGAGGCCACGCGCGCGCAGATGCACACCGCGCTGATGGGCCTGAGCCCTTGGCGCAAAGGGCCGTTCCACCTGTTCGGCGTGCATGTGGACACCGAATGGCGCTCGGACTGGAAGTGGTCACGGGTGGCGCCGCACCTGAACTTGAAAGGCAAACGCATCCTCGATGTGGGCTGCGGCAACGGTTACTACATGTGGCGCATGCTCGGCGCGGGTGCCGACAGCGTGATCGGCGTGGACCCGAACTGGCTGTTTTTTTGCCAGTTCCAGGCAGTGCAGCGTTACCTGTCCGAGCCGAAAGCCTGGCACCTGCCCTTCCCCTTCGAAGACCTGCCGGCGAACCTGGAAGGCTTCGACACGGTGTTTTCCATGGGTGTGTTCTACCACCGCCGCTCCCCTATCGAGCATCTGCTGGCGCTCAAAGACACCCTGGTCAAAGGCGGCGAGCTGGTATTGGAAACCCTGGTGGTGGAAGGCGATCAGCAACAGGTGCTGGTGCCGGAAGATCGCTACGCGCAGATGCGCAACGTGTGGTTCCTGCCGTCGGT
The genomic region above belongs to Pseudomonas poae and contains:
- a CDS encoding protease inhibitor I42 family protein; the protein is MTAARLLLPLSLALLAACASAPKQNITVENQSACPLQLKAGQNLILSLPSNPTTGYRWAIQDSAGGVLRALSPEVYSSSESGVIGGGGQSTWRFQAFAAGQGRLRLTSQQPWEPEAEPAETFDCAITVN
- the cmoA gene encoding carboxy-S-adenosyl-L-methionine synthase CmoA, with the protein product MSKEPDRLFAQPLPQVPDFAFNEDVVRVFPDMIKRSVPGYPTIVENLGVLAAQFAQPNSVLYDLGSSLGAVTQALRRHVRTDGCRVIAVDNSAAMVERCREYLNGQDSMFQELLPVEVIEGDILALQFAPASVVALNFTLQFIAPDERLALLGRIRQALLPGGALILSEKLRFNDLEEHALLTDLHIAFKRANGYSELEIAQKRSAIENVMKPDSLQEHRERLLAAGFSKVVPWFQCLNFASLIALP
- a CDS encoding lysoplasmalogenase, producing MPWLILALMGAGTFIYGLTTHASLLCLLVKPLPVLALLGWLHDAPPTEYRRWISLGLIFSLVGDVLLAWPGDLFIFGLGAFLFAHLAYLKAYFSDCRRRALLPLVLALGVGAVLLSILIAHGLGDLLIPVVVYALVISAMLWRALARLGTDVPRQSALLAAAGAVSFVFSDTLIGINRFVLAFEAAPYLLITMYWLGQWGITASAFHQTTRAHEGQLG